In one window of Tumebacillus algifaecis DNA:
- the ruvA gene encoding Holliday junction branch migration protein RuvA: MIAFVEGTVAYAELDHLVINVNGVGYRVFVTGTTAYQVNEGENLRLFTHHHVREDAHLLYGFRTKEEKELFTRLNNVNGIGPKVALAILGAGTPDQFVFAVRSEDVNFLTKLPGIGKKTAQRLILDLKEKLDDLAVLLPTPALATGKGTSKAAPVSKGLGAELHEALTSLGYTEKEAHEVVRSLAEEISEGVPIESLIKLALKQMMRQ, encoded by the coding sequence GTGATCGCATTTGTTGAAGGCACAGTCGCCTATGCAGAACTTGACCATCTGGTGATCAACGTTAACGGTGTCGGCTATCGCGTGTTCGTGACCGGCACGACCGCCTACCAAGTGAATGAAGGCGAGAATTTGCGCCTGTTCACTCACCATCATGTTCGAGAAGATGCCCATCTTTTATATGGGTTTCGCACAAAAGAGGAGAAAGAATTGTTTACCCGCCTCAACAACGTAAACGGAATTGGGCCGAAAGTCGCACTCGCGATCCTTGGGGCAGGTACTCCGGACCAATTTGTGTTCGCCGTTCGCTCGGAGGATGTCAATTTTCTCACCAAACTGCCCGGGATCGGTAAAAAGACGGCTCAACGGCTGATCTTGGATCTGAAAGAGAAGCTTGACGATCTGGCTGTGCTGTTGCCGACGCCTGCGTTGGCTACAGGAAAAGGGACTAGCAAAGCGGCGCCTGTATCCAAGGGACTAGGAGCAGAGTTGCATGAAGCGCTGACCAGTCTCGGCTATACTGAAAAAGAAGCGCATGAGGTTGTCCGAAGCCTTGCGGAAGAGATATCAGAAGGTGTTCCCATTGAAAGCCTGATCAAGCTCGCTCTGAAGCAAATGATGCGCCAATAA
- the ruvB gene encoding Holliday junction branch migration DNA helicase RuvB: protein MEDRFVTSQPLQEDSEQETLRPRYLHEMIGQRKVRDNMKVYIEAAKMRREALDHVLLYGPPGLGKTTLSNIIANELGVNVRVTSGPAIERPGDLAALLTNLQEGDVLFIDEIHRLNKSVEEVLYPAMEDFALDIIIGKGPAARSVRLDLPPFTLVGATTRAGMLSLPLRDRFGVVCHLEYYDLEDLQKIIVRTAEILGVPIVPDGAAEMAMRSRGTPRIANRLLKRVRDFAMVQGDGVITADLADHALKLIQVDNKGLDEVDHKLLLTIIEKFGGGPVGLDTISATIGEEPDTIEDVYEPYLLQIGFIQRTPRGRIVTPHGYHHFGLTCPD from the coding sequence GTGGAAGATCGGTTCGTGACATCTCAACCTCTGCAAGAAGACAGCGAACAAGAGACGCTGCGCCCACGCTATTTGCACGAGATGATCGGGCAGCGCAAGGTGCGCGACAACATGAAAGTATATATCGAAGCGGCGAAGATGCGCCGGGAAGCGCTCGATCATGTACTGCTGTACGGCCCCCCCGGGCTTGGCAAGACGACGCTTTCCAACATCATCGCCAATGAACTTGGTGTCAATGTCCGCGTCACCTCGGGCCCGGCCATCGAACGACCGGGCGATCTGGCGGCGCTATTGACCAATTTGCAGGAAGGCGACGTGCTGTTCATCGACGAAATCCATCGCTTGAACAAAAGTGTGGAAGAGGTACTCTATCCGGCGATGGAAGATTTTGCGCTCGACATCATCATCGGCAAAGGGCCGGCAGCGCGTTCAGTGAGGCTTGATCTCCCGCCGTTCACTTTGGTTGGAGCGACCACGCGTGCTGGCATGCTGTCCTTGCCATTGCGCGATCGCTTCGGTGTAGTCTGCCATTTAGAATATTATGATCTTGAGGATTTACAAAAGATCATCGTCCGCACCGCCGAGATATTGGGCGTGCCGATCGTGCCAGACGGCGCGGCGGAGATGGCCATGCGTTCGCGGGGCACCCCGCGGATTGCCAATCGACTGCTCAAGCGGGTGCGCGACTTTGCGATGGTGCAAGGGGACGGTGTGATCACGGCCGACCTGGCAGATCATGCGTTGAAGTTGATTCAAGTTGACAACAAGGGACTCGATGAGGTTGACCACAAACTATTGTTGACGATCATTGAAAAATTTGGCGGCGGTCCAGTCGGACTCGACACGATTTCGGCTACAATCGGCGAAGAACCGGATACGATTGAAGACGTTTACGAGCCCTATCTGTTGCAGATCGGGTTTATCCAACGTACACCTAGAGGGAGAATTGTCACGCCGCACGGGTACCATCATTTTGGTTTGACCTGTCCGGATTGA
- the sigI gene encoding RNA polymerase sigma factor SigI, producing MGLLPFRRKKSEETSDLNQLLMKARSGNEEARNQLLREYIPFVAKSASQATGRYIRRGQDDEFSIALSAFNEAIERYDLNRGTSFLGFADTVIKRRLIDYYRSKQSKQRDLPFSEFEVEDEEENVINYVEVQKSVEEHQKQVESDARRHEILHFTELLMQFDISMEELVDLSPKHQDARENAMEVAKVIASQQEFCDYLMAKKSLPLKALMKHVSVSRKTIERQRKYIIAVSLILIGDFEMLQDYII from the coding sequence GTGGGACTCTTACCGTTCCGACGCAAGAAATCGGAGGAGACATCAGATCTCAATCAGTTGTTGATGAAGGCACGCAGCGGGAATGAAGAGGCACGAAATCAACTGTTGCGAGAGTATATTCCTTTCGTTGCGAAGAGCGCCTCCCAAGCAACGGGACGGTACATTCGCCGTGGGCAAGACGATGAGTTTAGCATTGCGCTTTCCGCTTTTAACGAAGCGATCGAACGATATGATTTAAATCGCGGCACCAGTTTTCTTGGCTTTGCTGACACTGTGATCAAGCGACGTTTGATCGACTATTATCGCTCCAAGCAGTCGAAGCAGCGCGACCTGCCTTTCTCCGAATTCGAGGTGGAAGATGAAGAAGAGAATGTGATCAACTACGTCGAAGTGCAAAAGTCTGTCGAAGAGCATCAAAAGCAGGTGGAAAGCGATGCCAGGCGACATGAGATTCTGCATTTTACGGAGTTGTTGATGCAGTTTGACATCTCGATGGAAGAGTTGGTCGATCTATCGCCGAAACATCAGGATGCGCGTGAAAATGCGATGGAAGTTGCAAAAGTGATCGCTTCACAACAGGAGTTTTGCGACTATCTGATGGCGAAAAAATCCTTGCCGCTCAAAGCGCTGATGAAACATGTCAGCGTCAGCCGCAAGACGATCGAACGCCAACGAAAATATATTATCGCGGTCTCCTTGATCCTGATCGGCGATTTCGAAATGCTGCAAGACTATATCATATAA
- a CDS encoding anti-sigma factor domain-containing protein codes for MQNKGIVMQVADGMVVVMTKDATFLKIPWVDGMTIGQEVDVPNEVIHQKRSPIKAAPLPWYKKTFNTTLKKVGVVAASVLLAVSVWSSTVLFSEPIAYAYVTVDINPSIELSIDNHKQVVTATSLNDEGDLVLAGLTLKGMSVDEAVGKLAAVAHTKGYLDEKTDVIITASPAVAEEEMKADLDLVKVESELVAKVQSMAQNTGAEVSVEGLVVSKEVRDAAQEAGLSPGKYALYLAAMQSGLEVAIDEFKTESVSKVINKRGKELAEMLHDLKGGKQLDAWHREMAEKKVNQKEPTVEQRIVPSNMNHREQDKKTPPGLQKKEDNKNKMKQDDKNGKDQKSSQSDKSAKHDGNNSKAQPKKSSNEKGDDKQKGWNTPNQNWNVKSGYDQNKNKSWNNGNDQKDQKNNKDDQQKGKKKGD; via the coding sequence ATGCAGAACAAAGGGATTGTCATGCAAGTAGCAGATGGAATGGTCGTTGTGATGACCAAAGACGCAACGTTTTTGAAGATACCTTGGGTGGATGGAATGACCATCGGTCAGGAAGTTGATGTGCCTAACGAGGTGATCCATCAAAAGCGGAGTCCTATCAAAGCCGCACCGCTCCCTTGGTACAAAAAAACCTTCAACACCACTTTGAAGAAGGTCGGTGTGGTCGCAGCGTCGGTGCTGCTTGCCGTTAGTGTTTGGTCCAGCACTGTACTTTTTTCGGAGCCGATTGCGTATGCGTACGTGACGGTTGACATCAATCCGAGTATCGAACTTTCGATTGACAATCACAAACAGGTGGTCACGGCAACGTCGCTGAACGACGAGGGAGATTTGGTGTTGGCAGGACTGACATTAAAAGGGATGTCGGTCGATGAGGCAGTTGGAAAACTGGCCGCTGTTGCGCACACCAAAGGATACCTCGACGAGAAGACGGATGTGATCATCACTGCATCTCCGGCTGTAGCGGAAGAGGAAATGAAAGCGGATCTCGACCTAGTCAAAGTGGAGAGTGAATTGGTTGCCAAAGTGCAGTCGATGGCGCAAAACACCGGTGCTGAAGTCTCCGTAGAGGGGCTAGTCGTGTCCAAGGAAGTGCGCGATGCGGCCCAAGAAGCCGGCTTGTCTCCCGGCAAATATGCGTTGTATCTGGCAGCGATGCAAAGCGGTCTTGAGGTTGCCATTGATGAGTTCAAAACCGAGTCGGTCTCCAAAGTGATCAACAAGCGCGGTAAAGAGTTAGCCGAAATGCTGCATGATCTCAAGGGTGGCAAGCAACTGGACGCTTGGCATCGCGAAATGGCAGAAAAGAAAGTAAATCAAAAGGAGCCGACGGTCGAGCAACGCATCGTGCCGAGCAACATGAACCATCGCGAGCAAGACAAGAAAACACCACCCGGGCTGCAGAAAAAAGAGGACAACAAAAACAAAATGAAGCAGGATGACAAGAATGGCAAGGATCAAAAGTCTTCCCAGTCTGACAAGTCCGCTAAGCACGATGGCAACAATAGCAAGGCCCAGCCGAAAAAGTCCTCCAACGAGAAGGGGGACGACAAACAAAAAGGTTGGAATACTCCCAATCAAAATTGGAATGTAAAGTCTGGCTATGATCAGAACAAGAATAAGAGCTGGAACAATGGCAATGACCAAAAAGATCAGAAAAACAACAAAGATGATCAGCAAAAAGGCAAGAAAAAGGGTGACTAA
- a CDS encoding HD-GYP domain-containing protein, giving the protein MRLAPVSLSLVESVLAKPVLDEKGMILVGAGVKLSERMITRLKQLGVSSLYIEDKRTDDIVIVDAVSDETRRSAVNTVYNSMLSMIETERGARRASRPQIGREISRVFQDILADLKANNSGLINLASIFTVDGYLYHHSVNVAILSTALGLAKGYGQKEITEIGVGALLHDIGCTKVPQEILNKPGRYSDLEYELMKKHAEWGYEMLREQDGVSLLSAHIAYQHHERNDGSGYPRGLKGDEIHEYSKIVGMCDVYEALTSKRFHREAFLPHEALEFILGGGTALFDLSLVRLFAKNVAVYPIGMTVKLNTDETAVVVSLNPEYPQRPVVRLLTDEYGRRLDSPYDIDLTKELTMMIVSYNE; this is encoded by the coding sequence ATGCGATTAGCCCCTGTATCACTGAGTCTGGTTGAGTCGGTTCTCGCCAAGCCAGTTCTCGATGAAAAAGGTATGATCCTCGTCGGTGCTGGGGTCAAGCTTTCAGAACGTATGATAACGCGTTTAAAACAGCTTGGGGTCTCCAGCCTTTATATTGAAGATAAGCGCACGGACGACATTGTGATCGTCGATGCGGTGTCTGACGAGACGCGCCGAAGCGCAGTCAACACTGTCTACAACTCCATGCTGTCTATGATTGAAACGGAACGAGGTGCTCGTCGTGCCTCTCGCCCGCAGATCGGCCGCGAGATCTCCCGTGTTTTTCAAGACATCCTCGCCGATTTGAAAGCCAACAACAGCGGCTTGATCAACTTGGCTAGCATTTTTACAGTAGACGGATACCTCTATCATCATTCGGTGAACGTTGCCATTCTGTCCACCGCTTTGGGACTGGCCAAAGGGTACGGACAGAAGGAGATCACCGAGATTGGCGTTGGTGCCTTGCTTCACGACATTGGATGTACCAAAGTTCCACAAGAAATTTTGAACAAGCCTGGCCGCTATTCGGATCTCGAGTATGAGCTGATGAAGAAACATGCGGAGTGGGGTTATGAGATGCTGCGCGAGCAAGACGGCGTATCGCTGTTGTCCGCCCATATCGCGTATCAGCATCATGAGCGCAACGATGGGTCCGGCTATCCGCGCGGGTTAAAGGGCGATGAGATCCACGAATACTCGAAGATCGTCGGCATGTGCGACGTTTATGAAGCCCTCACTTCTAAGCGCTTTCATCGTGAAGCATTTCTGCCCCACGAGGCGTTGGAGTTCATTTTGGGAGGCGGCACCGCACTGTTCGATCTGTCCTTGGTGCGCCTGTTCGCGAAAAACGTCGCAGTTTACCCGATCGGCATGACTGTCAAACTCAACACGGATGAAACTGCCGTTGTCGTCAGTCTGAACCCCGAGTATCCGCAACGTCCTGTCGTTCGCCTGCTCACCGACGAGTACGGTCGCCGTTTGGACAGCCCGTATGACATCGACTTGACCAAAGAATTGACCATGATGATCGTCAGCTACAACGAGTAA
- a CDS encoding SpoIID/LytB domain-containing protein translates to MRNSRVYAAWKKVSVCLVAVTMAGGLLQTPMMQTAEAVSGTTPIRVGLMMKTSSFNTTTDTVTLQGRGGLQVGFYTGDKFTARYTSQSAVKASLDNYYVLVGVYNTLAEAQSAANRVDGLGMSYDILVENISGQKRYHVINGYYEYRTQADAARNRLAGSAKVRGYLRLSTGKLANQSAAEARANDLRAKGHEAYPLVRKDGSWEVWIGNEGSQAELDALNASLGGGYAKADYGPADYLLVKKSAYSGMEIPHFIQNSAKEETAFVPTGSPAVIKVLEKAREYRGVILVQGYNEKPHVINYVALDQYLYGVLPQEMASGWPLEALKAQAVAARTYAVRKMGSNRWGVADISDDVWDQAYRGYGREAQDTNQAVNETMGQVLMKNGALVEALYSSNHGGYSGDVKEIWGSAGIDYLKAIESPWDVEATRREPLCYRVQLPNGMIGWMRASGVTKDGTNAAGFATGVVNADAQAVRPVPNYYASILANATKGMRVVILEEEIEYNTYNWQKGPFTPTQMMNMINENQRSGYPTVSSPVYDLRVSKWGQGEHMLEVSANGKAITVPNADYLRYLFDDLWSTRATIEQLGTYTVLGASGTKSEYPNAKQQGKELHVITAAGTATKAINGSNEQFVLLGAGGQSRVVSKNQSYIFHGNGWGHALGMSQWGAHGAAVKGYTYDKILKHYYQGVTLTEKQ, encoded by the coding sequence ATGCGCAACTCAAGAGTCTACGCTGCTTGGAAGAAGGTCTCCGTCTGTCTGGTCGCGGTCACAATGGCCGGCGGCCTGTTGCAGACGCCGATGATGCAAACTGCAGAAGCTGTGAGTGGTACGACCCCGATTCGCGTGGGTCTGATGATGAAGACGAGTTCTTTTAACACGACGACCGATACGGTCACCTTGCAAGGCCGTGGCGGCTTGCAGGTGGGCTTTTATACGGGAGACAAGTTTACGGCGCGCTACACGTCGCAAAGCGCGGTCAAGGCTTCATTGGACAACTATTACGTCCTCGTCGGCGTATACAACACTCTGGCTGAAGCGCAGAGTGCTGCCAACCGTGTGGACGGACTTGGCATGTCCTATGACATCTTGGTGGAGAACATCTCCGGCCAGAAGCGTTATCATGTGATCAATGGGTACTATGAGTATCGAACGCAAGCGGATGCTGCCCGCAATAGGCTGGCTGGCTCTGCCAAAGTCCGTGGCTATCTGCGCCTGAGCACTGGCAAGTTAGCCAACCAGAGCGCTGCAGAGGCAAGAGCGAACGATCTGCGGGCAAAAGGGCATGAAGCCTATCCGCTCGTGCGTAAAGACGGCTCGTGGGAGGTCTGGATCGGCAACGAAGGTTCCCAAGCAGAACTGGACGCTTTGAACGCAAGTCTGGGCGGTGGATATGCCAAGGCGGACTATGGGCCGGCCGACTACCTCCTCGTCAAGAAAAGCGCTTACTCGGGCATGGAGATTCCGCATTTCATCCAGAATTCGGCGAAGGAAGAGACCGCGTTCGTCCCGACCGGATCGCCTGCGGTGATCAAAGTGCTGGAGAAAGCGCGCGAATACCGTGGAGTGATTTTGGTTCAAGGCTACAATGAAAAGCCGCACGTGATCAACTACGTCGCACTCGATCAGTACCTGTACGGCGTTTTGCCGCAGGAGATGGCATCCGGCTGGCCGCTGGAAGCGCTGAAGGCGCAAGCGGTCGCTGCCCGTACCTATGCGGTGCGCAAGATGGGCAGCAACCGTTGGGGAGTCGCCGATATCTCCGATGACGTGTGGGATCAGGCCTATCGCGGCTATGGTCGTGAGGCGCAGGATACCAACCAAGCGGTCAATGAGACGATGGGGCAGGTCCTGATGAAAAATGGCGCGCTCGTCGAAGCGCTCTATTCGTCCAACCACGGCGGTTACTCGGGTGATGTCAAGGAGATCTGGGGAAGTGCGGGAATCGACTATTTGAAAGCTATTGAGAGCCCGTGGGACGTCGAAGCGACCCGTCGCGAACCGCTCTGCTATCGCGTTCAACTGCCCAACGGCATGATCGGTTGGATGCGGGCGAGCGGCGTCACCAAGGATGGCACCAATGCGGCCGGATTTGCCACAGGGGTCGTCAATGCGGACGCGCAGGCGGTTCGTCCGGTGCCCAACTATTATGCGAGCATTCTTGCCAACGCGACCAAAGGCATGCGGGTCGTCATCTTGGAGGAAGAGATCGAGTACAACACGTACAACTGGCAAAAAGGCCCGTTCACTCCTACCCAAATGATGAACATGATCAACGAAAACCAAAGAAGCGGCTACCCGACCGTCTCAAGTCCCGTCTACGACCTGCGCGTTTCCAAGTGGGGTCAAGGCGAGCATATGCTCGAAGTCAGTGCTAACGGGAAAGCGATCACAGTGCCGAACGCCGACTATCTCCGCTACCTGTTCGACGACCTGTGGAGCACGCGAGCGACGATCGAGCAGTTGGGGACCTATACCGTGCTCGGCGCAAGCGGCACAAAGAGCGAATATCCTAACGCGAAGCAGCAAGGCAAAGAATTGCACGTCATCACCGCAGCAGGCACTGCGACCAAGGCGATCAATGGCTCGAATGAGCAGTTCGTCCTGCTCGGCGCTGGTGGTCAAAGTCGCGTCGTTAGCAAAAACCAGTCCTACATCTTCCACGGTAACGGCTGGGGACATGCGCTTGGCATGTCTCAGTGGGGAGCACACGGCGCGGCGGTCAAAGGGTATACCTATGACAAGATTTTGAAACACTATTATCAAGGGGTTACCCTGACCGAAAAGCAATAA
- the queA gene encoding tRNA preQ1(34) S-adenosylmethionine ribosyltransferase-isomerase QueA, with translation MRVEEFDFHLPEELIAQHPLEERTASRLMTLNKRTGEIGHHRFSDLLDFLQPGDALILNNTRVLPARLYGVKSDTGAKVEFLLLKELEPNVWEVLVRPGKKLRIGAQVTFGDGLLTAEVLEKTEEGGRIVRFSFEGIFYEILDQLGQMPLPPYITEQLEDQERYQTVFSKHRGSAAAPTAGLHFTEDLLKQIEAKGIKIGFVTLHVGLGTFRPVSAETLDEHKMHAEWYHLPQETADLINATKAGGHRVVAVGTTACRTLETAGQKEGDLREASGWTDIFIYPGVEFKVVDALITNFHLPKSSLVMLVSALAGRESVLHAYAEAVREEYRFFSFGDAMFIY, from the coding sequence ATGCGTGTTGAAGAATTTGATTTTCATCTGCCAGAAGAACTGATCGCCCAACATCCGCTCGAGGAGCGCACTGCATCTCGCTTGATGACGCTCAACAAGCGGACGGGAGAGATCGGGCATCATCGCTTCTCCGATCTGCTCGATTTTTTACAGCCGGGGGATGCGTTGATCTTAAACAACACGCGGGTGTTGCCGGCGCGCTTGTACGGTGTCAAGTCTGATACGGGCGCCAAGGTCGAATTTTTGCTGTTAAAAGAACTGGAACCAAACGTGTGGGAAGTGTTGGTGCGACCAGGTAAGAAACTGCGCATCGGCGCGCAAGTAACGTTTGGCGACGGACTGTTGACGGCAGAAGTACTGGAAAAGACGGAGGAAGGCGGACGAATCGTCCGCTTTTCGTTTGAGGGAATTTTCTACGAGATTCTCGACCAGTTGGGCCAAATGCCGCTGCCCCCGTATATCACGGAACAGTTGGAAGATCAGGAGCGCTATCAGACGGTGTTCAGCAAGCATCGCGGCTCGGCAGCCGCCCCGACGGCCGGTCTGCATTTCACTGAGGATCTGCTCAAGCAGATCGAGGCAAAAGGGATTAAGATCGGTTTTGTAACGTTGCATGTCGGGCTCGGTACTTTCCGCCCAGTGTCGGCGGAAACGCTCGATGAGCACAAGATGCACGCCGAATGGTATCATTTGCCGCAAGAGACGGCCGATCTGATCAACGCAACCAAAGCGGGTGGACACCGCGTGGTCGCCGTCGGCACCACCGCCTGCCGGACGTTGGAAACGGCTGGGCAAAAAGAAGGCGATTTACGAGAAGCGAGCGGCTGGACCGACATCTTTATCTATCCAGGTGTTGAGTTTAAGGTGGTCGATGCGCTCATCACCAACTTCCATTTGCCCAAATCGTCGCTGGTGATGCTCGTTTCGGCGCTCGCCGGACGAGAGTCTGTGCTTCACGCCTATGCGGAGGCTGTGCGGGAAGAGTACCGTTTCTTCTCGTTTGGCGACGCGATGTTTATATACTGA
- the tgt gene encoding tRNA guanosine(34) transglycosylase Tgt, with amino-acid sequence MTAIRFELLKTEKHTGARRGRLHTPHGVIETPIFMPVGTLATVKTLSPEELKEIGAQIILSNTYHLWLRPGHDIVKEAGGLHKFMNWDRPILTDSGGFQVFSLSDLRKITEEGVQFRNHLSGEKLFLSPEKAIEIENDLGADIIMAFDECPPYPADRQYLKDSLERTTRWAKRCIAAHQRPDEQALFGIIQGGMDKELRRQSAEELLELDFPGYAVGGLSVGEPKEIMNEVLEFTTPLMPKNKPRYLMGVGSPDDLFEGVIRGIDMFDCVLPTRIARNGTCMTSVGKVVVRNATYARDFGPLDPNCDCYTCKNYSRAYIRHLIKCDEVFGIRLTSIHNVHFLVTMMENIRKAIDEDRLLEYKHAFYESYGYNM; translated from the coding sequence ATGACAGCAATCCGCTTTGAACTTTTGAAAACGGAAAAACATACAGGTGCGCGCCGTGGGCGTCTGCACACACCGCACGGCGTGATCGAAACACCGATCTTCATGCCGGTCGGCACCTTGGCAACGGTCAAGACCTTGAGCCCGGAAGAGCTGAAGGAGATCGGCGCGCAGATTATTTTGAGCAATACATACCATTTGTGGCTACGACCCGGCCATGACATCGTCAAAGAAGCGGGCGGTCTGCACAAGTTTATGAACTGGGATCGTCCGATCCTCACCGACAGCGGCGGCTTTCAAGTCTTTTCGCTGTCCGACTTGCGCAAGATCACCGAAGAAGGCGTGCAGTTCCGCAATCACCTGAGCGGCGAAAAGCTATTCTTGTCGCCAGAAAAAGCGATCGAGATCGAAAACGACCTTGGCGCGGACATCATCATGGCCTTTGACGAATGCCCGCCTTACCCGGCCGACCGTCAGTATTTGAAAGACTCGTTGGAGCGCACGACGCGCTGGGCAAAACGTTGCATCGCGGCGCATCAGCGCCCTGATGAGCAGGCGCTCTTTGGGATCATCCAAGGCGGGATGGACAAAGAACTGCGCCGACAAAGTGCGGAAGAGCTGTTGGAGCTCGATTTCCCGGGGTATGCGGTCGGCGGTCTGTCGGTCGGTGAACCGAAAGAGATCATGAACGAGGTGCTTGAATTTACCACGCCGCTGATGCCGAAAAACAAGCCGCGCTACCTGATGGGAGTAGGTTCGCCTGATGACCTATTCGAAGGCGTCATCCGCGGCATCGACATGTTCGACTGCGTATTGCCGACGCGCATCGCGCGCAACGGCACCTGCATGACTTCGGTCGGCAAAGTGGTGGTGCGAAATGCGACTTATGCTCGTGACTTTGGTCCGCTCGACCCGAACTGCGACTGCTACACTTGCAAAAACTATAGCCGTGCGTATATCCGCCATCTGATCAAGTGTGATGAGGTGTTCGGAATCCGTCTGACTTCGATTCACAATGTGCATTTCTTGGTCACGATGATGGAAAATATTCGAAAAGCGATCGATGAAGACAGACTTTTAGAGTACAAGCATGCATTTTATGAGTCTTACGGCTATAATATGTAA
- the yajC gene encoding preprotein translocase subunit YajC encodes MDLLAQLAPILLIFVVFWLFIIRPQQKRQRERAGMLNAISSGDRVVTIGGLHGTVESVEEKTVVLRVSENHKMTFERSAINQIVKS; translated from the coding sequence ATGGATCTCTTGGCACAATTAGCACCAATTTTGCTGATCTTCGTGGTTTTCTGGTTGTTCATCATCCGCCCGCAGCAAAAGCGCCAGCGTGAGCGCGCTGGAATGCTCAACGCGATTAGCAGCGGCGACCGCGTGGTCACGATCGGCGGCTTGCACGGTACTGTCGAATCGGTTGAAGAGAAAACGGTTGTTCTGCGTGTAAGCGAGAACCACAAAATGACGTTTGAGCGCTCTGCGATCAACCAAATCGTCAAAAGCTAG
- a CDS encoding TIGR04086 family membrane protein, producing MKSNPLADYAPNFGGMPVLYGLIASFITAFVSILITTFIMGWTSVAEANLSSITYVLNMLSVLVGSLLAARQAGNRGWYYGGLTGLCYAVLITLLGLVVVSDSVFNLNTLFQNTIMALVGGFGGMIGVNLRK from the coding sequence ATGAAAAGTAATCCGCTCGCGGACTATGCGCCCAACTTCGGGGGCATGCCCGTTCTGTATGGACTGATCGCATCCTTTATCACCGCTTTTGTTTCGATCCTGATCACGACGTTTATCATGGGCTGGACTTCGGTGGCCGAAGCCAACCTCTCCTCGATCACCTACGTGTTGAACATGCTGTCTGTGCTGGTCGGCTCCCTGCTTGCGGCACGCCAAGCGGGCAATCGCGGCTGGTATTACGGCGGTCTGACCGGGCTTTGCTACGCGGTGCTGATCACCCTGCTCGGACTTGTCGTCGTCAGTGACTCCGTGTTCAATCTAAACACCCTGTTCCAAAACACGATCATGGCGCTCGTCGGCGGATTCGGCGGCATGATCGGGGTCAATTTGCGCAAATAA